One genomic window of Blastopirellula retiformator includes the following:
- a CDS encoding type II secretion system protein, whose product MRQSNLLSTKKTGFTLVELLVVIAIIGVLIAFLLPAVQQAREAARRMQCTNNQKQLSLALHNYHYVNQNFPMAACNNSGRIGVQFRLLPYLEQQNLFDQVEYTTNYIHNVDLAKTRIDGFLCPSGSTVISARSETIGDEPDA is encoded by the coding sequence ATGCGCCAATCAAATTTACTTTCCACGAAGAAAACTGGTTTTACGCTAGTCGAGTTGCTGGTCGTTATCGCGATCATCGGCGTCTTGATTGCGTTTCTCTTGCCGGCGGTGCAGCAAGCCCGCGAAGCGGCTCGCCGGATGCAGTGCACGAACAATCAGAAACAGCTCTCGCTGGCGCTGCACAACTATCACTACGTCAACCAGAATTTCCCGATGGCCGCGTGCAATAACTCGGGTCGGATTGGCGTGCAGTTCCGTTTGTTGCCCTATCTCGAACAGCAGAACCTGTTCGACCAGGTGGAATACACCACCAACTACATCCACAACGTCGACCTGGCCAAGACGCGGATCGATGGTTTCCTCTGCCCGAGCGGATCGACCGTGATCTCGGCCCGCTCCGAGACGATTGGGGACGAGCCGGACGCCTAA
- a CDS encoding ADP-ribosylation factor-directed GTPase activating protein isoform b, with product MSSFRYFGVCLVVVLTVVLTGTSCRPSLAPPAGQDLPTATTEIDMDKLRDRIDAVLDYTLSQRRLNTKDHAAWQILHGSLAYQIAFPVEHDGKYVSAVEHVLNGGKMEGWTMERGSPLPFVGADGEKRYGLRALLEQGSKTGQGHNDQWLAILSQCNLDPETPIQFEGDVYTVADLIGQVQLDLSRNFDHEYSWTLIALTAYLPTDTSWVDSAGKQWSIPGLVQAEVDHGFGSGACGGTHRLIGLSMALNRHTAQDGEMTPEWVAADGRIQEAIGKARQYQNPNGSLSSNYFQRPGNSPDLAEDIGTTGHTLEFLSLSLPQDELSQPWVARAAQHMCKVFEQTEGAPLECGALYHAAHGLVLYRERVFGPREYKFELTQAEQDASDEEEVAAN from the coding sequence ATGTCGTCCTTCCGGTATTTCGGCGTTTGCTTGGTCGTGGTATTGACGGTTGTGCTGACCGGCACAAGCTGTCGTCCCTCCCTTGCGCCGCCGGCGGGGCAGGACCTGCCGACCGCGACGACCGAAATCGATATGGACAAGCTGCGCGATCGGATCGATGCGGTTCTCGACTACACGCTGAGCCAGCGCCGGCTGAACACCAAGGATCACGCCGCTTGGCAGATTCTGCACGGTTCGCTCGCCTACCAGATCGCCTTCCCGGTCGAGCATGACGGTAAGTACGTCTCGGCGGTCGAGCACGTCTTGAATGGCGGCAAGATGGAAGGGTGGACGATGGAGCGCGGTTCGCCGTTGCCGTTCGTCGGCGCCGATGGCGAAAAGCGCTATGGCCTGCGGGCTCTGCTCGAGCAAGGTTCCAAAACCGGTCAGGGACACAACGATCAATGGCTCGCCATCTTGTCGCAATGCAACCTCGATCCCGAGACCCCGATTCAGTTTGAAGGAGACGTGTACACCGTCGCCGACTTAATCGGCCAGGTGCAGCTCGACCTGTCGCGCAACTTCGACCACGAATATAGCTGGACCTTGATCGCGCTGACCGCCTACCTGCCGACCGATACCAGCTGGGTCGATTCAGCCGGCAAACAGTGGAGCATCCCCGGGCTGGTGCAAGCCGAGGTTGATCATGGCTTCGGCAGCGGCGCCTGCGGCGGAACGCATCGCCTGATCGGTCTGTCGATGGCGCTCAATCGACACACGGCTCAAGATGGCGAGATGACGCCCGAGTGGGTCGCCGCCGACGGGCGCATTCAAGAGGCAATCGGCAAAGCGCGTCAGTACCAGAATCCCAATGGATCGCTCAGCAGCAACTACTTCCAGCGTCCGGGCAACTCGCCTGATCTGGCCGAAGACATCGGCACGACCGGCCACACGCTCGAGTTCCTCTCGCTTTCGCTCCCCCAAGACGAGCTGAGCCAGCCGTGGGTCGCTCGCGCCGCACAGCACATGTGCAAGGTGTTTGAACAGACCGAAGGAGCTCCGCTGGAGTGCGGCGCCCTCTATCACGCGGCGCACGGCCTAGTGCTGTATCGCGAACGGGTCTTCGGCCCGCGTGAATACAAGTTTGAACTGACGCAAGCCGAACAAGACGCCAGCGACGAAGAAGAAGTCGCCGCTAACTAA
- the bshB1 gene encoding bacillithiol biosynthesis deacetylase BshB1, which yields MQLDVLVIAPHPDDAELGMGGAILKFKAEGRRIGVLDLTTGEPTPFGSLEKRAAETAAATKILGLDWRQNLGLPNRSLEPTLAAREQLASVIRQVRPRWLFAPYWEDAHPDHLAATQLVDAARFWSKLSNTDMPGEPFHPERIYNYYCVHLKMTPQPAFVLDISDHWEQKAASIACYHSQFVEGRPQEPPTFLDKLRDEASYWGKTIGKRYGEPFTSREPIGLASMQSLV from the coding sequence ATGCAGCTGGACGTATTGGTCATCGCCCCCCATCCCGATGACGCGGAACTTGGCATGGGTGGCGCCATCCTCAAATTCAAGGCCGAAGGCCGCCGCATCGGCGTGCTCGATCTGACCACCGGCGAACCGACTCCGTTCGGCTCGCTCGAAAAACGGGCCGCCGAAACCGCCGCCGCCACCAAGATCCTCGGCCTCGACTGGCGACAAAACCTCGGCCTACCCAACCGTAGTCTCGAGCCGACGCTAGCAGCCCGCGAGCAGCTGGCCTCGGTCATTCGTCAGGTGCGCCCCCGCTGGCTCTTCGCGCCGTATTGGGAGGACGCCCATCCCGATCATCTTGCCGCCACTCAACTGGTTGATGCGGCCCGCTTTTGGTCGAAGCTGTCGAACACCGACATGCCCGGCGAGCCGTTCCATCCCGAGCGAATCTACAATTATTACTGCGTCCATCTGAAGATGACCCCGCAGCCGGCGTTCGTCCTCGACATCAGCGACCACTGGGAACAAAAGGCGGCGTCGATCGCCTGCTATCACAGCCAGTTCGTCGAAGGCCGCCCGCAAGAGCCGCCCACCTTCCTCGACAAACTGCGCGACGAAGCCTCGTACTGGGGCAAGACAATCGGCAAGCGCTACGGCGAGCCCTTCACCAGCCGCGAACCGATCGGCCTCGCTAGCATGCAGTCGTTGGTCTAG
- a CDS encoding zinc metallopeptidase — MYFFDPMYFLIIAPALLLAFIAQMWLKSTYASAMKKPAPLSGAAAARHILDSAGLYDVSIEQIPGHLSDHYDPGAKVLRLSPDVYQSRSLGAVGIAAHEAGHAIQDAKHYAPLVLRNLAVPTASFGSGASWILLLLGMVFNFKFLMLAGIVLFGCVVVFQLINLPVEFDASARAKRVLVDLNIVPQDDMPAVRNMLYAAALTYVAATLQAVLTLLYYVMIYASRRD, encoded by the coding sequence ATGTACTTTTTTGACCCGATGTACTTCCTGATCATCGCCCCAGCCTTGCTGCTGGCGTTTATCGCCCAGATGTGGCTGAAGTCGACCTACGCGTCGGCGATGAAGAAGCCGGCCCCGTTGTCCGGCGCCGCCGCCGCGCGGCACATCCTCGACTCGGCCGGCCTGTATGACGTTTCGATCGAGCAAATCCCTGGTCACCTGTCGGATCACTACGATCCCGGCGCCAAGGTGCTGCGATTGAGCCCCGACGTTTACCAATCGCGTTCGCTCGGCGCGGTCGGCATCGCCGCCCACGAAGCGGGACACGCGATCCAAGACGCCAAACACTACGCGCCGCTGGTCTTACGAAACCTGGCGGTACCGACCGCCAGCTTCGGCAGTGGCGCCAGCTGGATCTTGCTGTTGCTCGGCATGGTCTTCAACTTCAAGTTCCTGATGCTGGCCGGCATCGTCTTGTTTGGCTGCGTCGTCGTTTTTCAGCTGATTAACCTGCCGGTCGAATTTGACGCCAGTGCGCGAGCCAAGCGGGTGCTGGTCGATCTGAACATCGTCCCGCAAGACGACATGCCGGCGGTCCGCAACATGCTGTACGCCGCGGCCCTGACCTATGTCGCCGCAACGCTGCAGGCAGTGTTGACGCTGCTGTACTACGTCATGATCTACGCCAGTCGCCGCGACTAG